In uncultured Desulfovibrio sp., a single window of DNA contains:
- a CDS encoding flagellar basal body L-ring protein FlgH gives MQARYIIPVLALSYLFCVACGGSPTRRPALHPPVTPPQEYRQEANSANNPGSIFAASETDTLFEDSRARRVGDIVVVKLVENTKAQNKAETTANKKGSNDYEVSAMFNRDHAGFIPFVPVGPQPAVGLPVLNTGSTSGLTATGKTKRENYVTTSLATRVLRVLPGGLMEIEGAREIRVNEETEYMVVRGMIRSKDVSADNSVLSTQIADASIEYYGKGVLADKQKPGWFTRLMDNVWPF, from the coding sequence ATGCAGGCACGATACATAATACCCGTTCTGGCGCTGAGCTACCTGTTCTGCGTCGCCTGCGGCGGCAGCCCAACCCGGCGACCTGCATTGCATCCGCCGGTAACACCGCCACAGGAATATCGGCAGGAGGCCAATTCGGCCAACAATCCGGGGTCGATTTTTGCCGCCAGCGAAACAGATACCCTTTTTGAAGACAGCCGCGCCCGGCGCGTTGGTGATATTGTTGTGGTCAAACTGGTGGAAAATACCAAGGCCCAGAACAAGGCAGAAACCACAGCCAACAAGAAAGGCTCCAACGATTACGAGGTTTCCGCCATGTTCAACAGGGATCACGCAGGCTTCATTCCCTTTGTTCCCGTGGGGCCGCAGCCTGCGGTGGGCTTGCCCGTCCTGAATACGGGGTCTACCAGCGGTCTGACGGCCACGGGCAAGACCAAGCGTGAGAACTACGTGACCACCTCGCTGGCCACGCGCGTACTCCGCGTGTTGCCGGGCGGCCTGATGGAGATTGAGGGCGCGCGCGAAATCCGCGTCAATGAAGAAACAGAGTATATGGTCGTGCGCGGCATGATCCGCTCCAAGGACGTCAGCGCTGACAACAGCGTACTTTCCACCCAGATTGCGGACGCAAGTATTGAATACTACGGCAAGGGCGTACTGGCCGACAAGCAGAAGCCGGGCTGGTTCACACGGCTTATGGATAACGTCTGGCCCTTCTAG
- a CDS encoding inovirus-type Gp2 protein, translated as MQKTTTSNTYRGYPINTGKDNNLPCSTKCLDQLVDTVEYMTENHSRVLAVRADVRSEQDSERVLTRRDVTRVIENTKRNINSRFKDSKNNPDIKFIVTTEQTSPEANPHFHVMAFANGNAIQNGYSIFSELNKQVKNKLDTDNDGLVHFSESNGNTGIMINRNSDDFEQQMNNTVYAGSYLAKTSSKKHTPEGSWVSSSSRRKKKNDN; from the coding sequence ATGCAAAAGACCACCACATCAAACACGTATCGTGGATACCCCATCAACACAGGCAAAGACAACAACCTGCCATGCAGCACGAAATGTTTAGACCAACTAGTTGATACTGTTGAGTACATGACCGAAAACCATTCGAGGGTTCTTGCTGTAAGAGCAGATGTACGCTCGGAACAGGACTCTGAAAGAGTTCTTACAAGAAGAGATGTTACTCGTGTTATTGAGAACACCAAAAGAAACATCAACTCAAGATTTAAAGACTCGAAGAACAACCCAGATATCAAATTCATTGTAACAACAGAGCAAACCTCTCCAGAGGCTAATCCCCATTTCCATGTCATGGCATTTGCTAACGGCAATGCCATCCAGAATGGCTACTCCATTTTTTCTGAACTTAACAAGCAGGTAAAAAATAAGCTTGATACTGACAATGATGGACTTGTCCATTTTTCAGAAAGTAATGGAAATACAGGCATTATGATCAACAGAAACTCTGATGATTTTGAGCAGCAGATGAATAACACAGTTTATGCTGGCAGTTATCTGGCTAAAACTAGCTCCAAGAAACACACCCCTGAGGGATCATGGGTGTCATCCTCATCCAGGAGAAAGAAGAAAAATGACAACTAA
- the flgA gene encoding flagellar basal body P-ring formation chaperone FlgA, with amino-acid sequence MRFLQVIWAMRDGQVLPLRALLAAALVCCLWATASVAAPQGGVPSATWQDNDRNHRRSPNQIVTQLRTPQAQAGQIPLADDAQDQRATKARNQLAAGEAPVVQNGQLNMLGPDDWRLKILSAAVTNSDMVLLGDIAVPLGQMGQDTWAQLRVQQLWPAPPEEGKPLQISHSRLSQALRQALGKDVAGRCILPSSLVIQRGGLVFHEEDLRSYVVKSLTPQLSAMPGQVELSDFRLPDYIFLAHAQQRVQLEPGKLSPGRVPLRFAVQEVDGNVLRRISGTVNLTLWITAPAASRPMNKGEALAAESVTFMKVNASQLRDLPWDGRGGPWQVNRALNTGEPILQSDLVSQLMVRRGDVVNLIYIKGNLRIATQAQALADGEPGATIAVRNLQTKKQVYAIVKDGSTVEIH; translated from the coding sequence ATGCGGTTTTTGCAGGTCATATGGGCAATGCGGGATGGTCAGGTGCTGCCTTTGCGCGCGCTTCTGGCTGCGGCTCTGGTGTGCTGCCTGTGGGCTACGGCTTCCGTGGCGGCTCCGCAGGGCGGCGTCCCCAGCGCCACCTGGCAGGATAATGACCGCAACCATCGTCGCTCGCCCAATCAGATAGTCACCCAGTTGCGCACTCCCCAGGCTCAGGCAGGGCAGATACCCCTTGCGGATGATGCGCAGGATCAGCGGGCCACCAAGGCGCGCAACCAGCTTGCCGCAGGCGAAGCCCCCGTGGTGCAGAATGGCCAGCTGAACATGCTTGGCCCTGACGACTGGCGGCTCAAAATTCTTTCAGCAGCGGTCACCAATTCAGATATGGTTTTGCTGGGTGATATTGCTGTCCCGCTGGGACAGATGGGGCAGGATACCTGGGCGCAACTGCGCGTGCAGCAACTTTGGCCTGCGCCCCCGGAAGAAGGCAAGCCCTTGCAGATCAGCCATTCTCGCCTTTCTCAGGCTTTGCGGCAGGCCTTGGGCAAGGATGTTGCCGGGCGTTGCATTTTGCCATCTTCGCTGGTGATTCAGCGCGGGGGGCTGGTGTTTCATGAGGAAGACCTGCGTTCCTATGTGGTCAAAAGTCTGACGCCGCAGCTGTCCGCCATGCCGGGGCAGGTGGAGTTGAGCGACTTCCGGCTGCCGGATTACATTTTTTTGGCCCATGCGCAGCAGAGGGTGCAGCTTGAACCGGGCAAACTGTCGCCCGGTCGCGTGCCCTTGCGCTTTGCTGTGCAGGAAGTGGACGGCAACGTGCTTCGGCGCATTTCCGGCACGGTCAACCTCACCCTCTGGATAACGGCTCCGGCGGCATCGCGCCCCATGAACAAAGGGGAAGCCCTGGCGGCAGAGTCCGTCACCTTTATGAAGGTCAACGCCAGCCAGTTGCGTGATCTGCCTTGGGATGGGCGCGGCGGCCCCTGGCAGGTGAACCGCGCGCTGAACACCGGCGAGCCAATTTTACAAAGCGATCTTGTGAGCCAGTTGATGGTAAGGCGCGGAGATGTGGTCAACCTCATCTATATAAAGGGCAACCTGCGCATAGCCACGCAGGCCCAGGCCCTGGCCGACGGCGAGCCGGGGGCCACCATTGCGGTACGGAATCTGCAAACCAAAAAACAGGTATACGCCATTGTCAAAGATGGCAGCACCGTGGAAATCCACTAG
- a CDS encoding site-specific integrase has product MEDLPTHEELQRLLQHALDEVLNEPNKSLVAPDEIRRRLNGYLRFLLDADAQSDEGRPIAHELDQNGSVIASIGLDTAMLESAIEQQRQLNSFDGVEDWLPLSIMEMIAEQVFDRREIGHDNVMALAKSYMAMQVTFKRIQAARISGDYGAEQAFYSAESTPFPRSATVSAPVSTPIEKKPQPSLLLSELMERYSSTRLSDGAWKEHSVKDHLRRLQNIIDILGDKDAASVTRGEMRMVRDTLRKLPPSRKKSPKYRNKSIAELLAKPHAVTISVKTVNIIVQAISGMYEWAIREQLLAINPAKGLSIRDPQPDVEKRDPLTPEDIKTVFFGGDYKPSAFTKPAYYWVPLIGLYTGMRLEEICQLHCEDIFQDPEGIWIFDIKESSDDGLNDKILKNKNSRRFVPIHNDLIELGLLRLREKLVGHRECRLFPELKKTPSSPKYGKQVGKTFSRRLAKKRIKGAKSFHSLRHSFSQFFKVRNLHNDMFRQIFGHEIAELAGRQYGERFSAKQCLGLITMINFQEQ; this is encoded by the coding sequence ATGGAAGACCTACCAACGCACGAAGAACTCCAGCGTCTGCTTCAACATGCGCTGGATGAGGTTCTCAATGAACCCAACAAAAGTTTGGTGGCACCGGATGAAATTCGCAGGCGCTTGAACGGCTACCTCCGGTTCCTTCTAGATGCTGACGCACAGTCGGACGAGGGGCGGCCTATTGCGCACGAGCTAGACCAGAATGGTTCGGTAATAGCGTCGATTGGCCTCGACACGGCCATGCTTGAATCTGCCATAGAGCAACAACGCCAGCTGAATTCATTTGACGGAGTTGAAGATTGGCTTCCCCTGAGCATTATGGAAATGATTGCTGAGCAGGTGTTTGATCGCAGAGAGATTGGGCACGACAACGTCATGGCCTTGGCGAAGTCATATATGGCCATGCAGGTGACGTTTAAAAGAATTCAGGCGGCGCGGATCAGTGGCGACTATGGGGCAGAACAGGCGTTCTATAGCGCCGAGAGCACTCCCTTCCCTCGTTCCGCTACTGTGTCTGCCCCGGTCTCCACACCGATTGAAAAAAAACCACAGCCTTCGCTTTTACTCAGCGAGCTGATGGAACGATATTCATCTACCCGCCTATCTGATGGCGCTTGGAAAGAGCATTCTGTCAAAGACCACCTCAGACGCCTGCAAAATATCATTGATATACTGGGCGACAAGGACGCGGCATCTGTCACTCGCGGAGAGATGCGCATGGTTCGCGACACCCTACGCAAATTGCCTCCTTCGAGAAAGAAAAGTCCAAAGTACAGAAACAAAAGTATTGCTGAGCTTCTTGCAAAGCCCCACGCTGTAACCATTTCCGTTAAGACCGTAAACATAATTGTTCAAGCCATATCAGGCATGTATGAATGGGCAATTCGTGAGCAGTTGCTGGCCATCAACCCTGCCAAGGGCCTGAGCATTCGAGACCCTCAACCTGACGTTGAAAAGCGTGATCCGCTTACCCCTGAAGACATTAAAACCGTTTTTTTCGGCGGGGATTACAAACCCTCGGCATTTACCAAACCGGCCTACTACTGGGTGCCCCTTATCGGCCTATACACGGGAATGCGGCTTGAGGAAATTTGCCAGCTTCACTGTGAAGACATTTTTCAGGATCCCGAGGGAATTTGGATCTTTGACATCAAGGAATCTTCGGATGATGGACTTAACGACAAGATTCTAAAAAACAAAAACTCACGGCGGTTTGTGCCGATACATAATGATCTTATTGAGTTGGGTTTACTGCGGCTTCGAGAAAAGCTTGTAGGTCATAGAGAGTGCCGCCTGTTCCCAGAACTTAAAAAAACGCCATCATCACCCAAGTATGGCAAGCAGGTGGGGAAAACGTTCAGCCGGAGGCTGGCAAAAAAACGGATTAAAGGCGCCAAGAGCTTCCACTCGCTACGGCACTCGTTCTCACAGTTTTTTAAGGTCAGAAACCTGCACAATGACATGTTCCGTCAGATATTCGGGCACGAAATCGCAGAGCTGGCAGGTCGGCAATATGGGGAGCGGTTTAGCGCCAAGCAATGCTTGGGCCTCATCACAATGATAAATTTTCAGGAGCAATAG
- a CDS encoding HpcH/HpaI aldolase/citrate lyase family protein: protein MTVHEIRTRLAADKATVGTWLQLPSPDVAELMARAGYDWVAVDMEHGSFGRTGLPDVFRAIECGGAAPFARLGEASKTQIKAALEAGAQGLIFPMIESRAQLDRAIDLSVYPGQDTWRAAGETAPEYRGVGYCRANVFGKKFDEYRASRAPEIFLVAQIEHIRAVENLEAILAHPRLDAIMVGPYDLSGSMGLTGQFDHPDFKAAMARIAQGCAKAGARMGLHIVQPDPAELERQIAAGSRFIAYGIDSVFLWRAAERPNSGE, encoded by the coding sequence ATGACTGTACATGAAATTCGCACTCGGCTGGCGGCAGACAAGGCCACAGTCGGCACATGGCTGCAATTGCCCTCTCCTGATGTGGCCGAGCTTATGGCCCGCGCCGGTTATGATTGGGTTGCTGTTGATATGGAACATGGCTCTTTTGGCCGCACCGGGCTGCCGGACGTTTTCCGCGCCATCGAATGCGGCGGCGCGGCTCCTTTCGCGCGTCTTGGCGAGGCCAGCAAAACCCAGATCAAGGCTGCGCTTGAGGCCGGGGCTCAGGGGCTTATCTTCCCCATGATTGAAAGCCGCGCACAGCTTGACCGGGCCATTGATCTTTCTGTGTACCCCGGGCAGGACACCTGGCGCGCCGCGGGTGAAACCGCGCCCGAATATCGCGGGGTGGGCTACTGCCGGGCCAACGTTTTTGGCAAAAAATTTGACGAGTACCGCGCCAGTCGCGCGCCCGAGATATTTTTGGTGGCCCAGATCGAGCACATCCGCGCGGTGGAAAATCTGGAGGCCATTCTGGCGCATCCCCGCCTGGACGCCATTATGGTCGGCCCCTACGATCTCTCCGGCTCCATGGGGCTTACGGGTCAGTTTGACCACCCGGACTTCAAAGCTGCCATGGCGCGGATTGCCCAAGGTTGCGCCAAAGCAGGCGCGCGCATGGGCCTGCACATTGTGCAGCCTGACCCTGCGGAGCTTGAGCGGCAGATTGCCGCTGGCAGCCGTTTTATCGCGTATGGCATTGATTCGGTCTTTTTGTGGCGGGCGGCTGAACGCCCCAATTCGGGAGAATAA
- the flgG gene encoding flagellar basal-body rod protein FlgG — protein MMRSLWTGATGMVAQQLNIDVISNNLANVNTTGFKKSRAEFEDLMYQSMRMAGAITEGDNRLPVGIQVGMGARPTAVHKFFTQGDFQNTGNTLDVAIEGDGFFQVDVNGELMYTRAGSFKLNQDGTVVTANGYILQPQFAVPAQTKTISISSSGHMAALDAQGQELAGAELPLYTFINPAGLDARGRNLYTPTQASGDATEGVPGTDNVGTLAQGFLEMSNVEVVDEMVNMIVGQRAYEVNSKSIQTSDSMLGIAVQLKRS, from the coding sequence ATGATGCGATCGCTTTGGACAGGCGCCACCGGCATGGTGGCCCAACAGCTCAATATCGACGTGATTTCCAACAACCTGGCCAACGTCAACACCACGGGCTTTAAAAAGAGCAGGGCCGAGTTTGAAGATCTCATGTACCAGAGCATGCGTATGGCCGGCGCCATCACCGAGGGTGACAACCGCCTGCCTGTAGGTATTCAGGTCGGTATGGGCGCTCGTCCCACTGCTGTGCACAAGTTTTTTACGCAGGGCGATTTTCAGAATACCGGCAATACTCTGGACGTAGCCATTGAAGGCGACGGTTTTTTCCAGGTGGATGTAAACGGCGAGCTCATGTACACGCGCGCCGGTTCCTTCAAGCTCAATCAGGATGGCACCGTGGTCACCGCCAACGGCTATATTCTGCAACCGCAGTTTGCCGTGCCCGCGCAAACCAAGACCATTTCCATTTCATCCTCCGGCCACATGGCGGCTCTGGATGCGCAGGGGCAGGAACTGGCCGGGGCCGAATTGCCGCTCTACACCTTTATCAATCCAGCGGGTCTTGATGCCCGCGGGCGCAACCTTTACACGCCCACTCAGGCTTCGGGGGATGCCACAGAAGGCGTGCCCGGCACAGACAATGTGGGTACCCTGGCTCAGGGTTTTCTGGAAATGTCCAACGTGGAAGTTGTGGACGAAATGGTGAACATGATTGTGGGTCAGCGTGCCTATGAAGTGAACTCAAAGTCCATCCAGACATCAGACTCCATGCTGGGCATCGCTGTGCAGCTCAAGCGCAGCTAG
- the flgF gene encoding flagellar basal-body rod protein FlgF, translating to MQAGMFSGLFAALTTEHRMNFIANNLANVNTRGYKRETVAFKDTMPTFAFDEIREPILNLKSTPLFPEPMNAARVRLSVANTDFSQGSMQYTGNNLDVAINGENAFFRVTTPTGQYLTRNGAFVLNGDGVLMTPQGYTVQGAGGVINVPAGTRHLQISGDGQILADGNVIDQLALVSVNNPQNLEKMGGNLFRPRDGVQVVEGNAYDNGARVEQGFTEAANVEVVSEMVNMIEVQRQFEAYQKVMQTSDTLDRAANEKVGRRQG from the coding sequence ATGCAAGCAGGCATGTTTAGCGGACTTTTTGCCGCATTGACCACGGAACACCGCATGAATTTCATCGCCAATAATTTGGCGAACGTGAACACGCGTGGCTATAAACGTGAGACAGTGGCGTTCAAAGATACCATGCCGACCTTTGCCTTTGACGAGATTCGGGAGCCGATTTTGAACCTCAAATCTACGCCCCTGTTTCCCGAACCGATGAATGCCGCAAGGGTTCGCTTATCTGTGGCGAACACTGATTTTTCGCAAGGTTCCATGCAATATACCGGCAACAACCTTGATGTTGCCATTAATGGAGAGAATGCCTTTTTCAGGGTCACTACGCCGACGGGGCAGTACCTCACGCGCAACGGGGCTTTTGTGCTCAACGGCGATGGCGTCCTCATGACGCCGCAGGGCTACACCGTGCAAGGCGCTGGTGGTGTTATCAACGTTCCGGCTGGTACGCGCCATTTGCAGATCAGCGGCGATGGCCAAATACTTGCCGATGGCAACGTTATTGACCAGTTGGCCCTGGTCAGCGTGAACAACCCGCAGAATCTTGAAAAAATGGGCGGCAACCTCTTTCGCCCGCGCGATGGTGTTCAGGTTGTTGAAGGCAATGCCTACGACAATGGCGCGCGTGTCGAGCAGGGCTTTACGGAAGCCGCCAACGTGGAAGTCGTGTCCGAAATGGTCAACATGATCGAAGTGCAGCGCCAGTTTGAAGCCTACCAAAAGGTCATGCAGACCTCAGACACGCTAGATCGCGCTGCCAACGAAAAAGTGGGCCGCCGCCAGGGTTAA